The following are encoded together in the Pirellulales bacterium genome:
- a CDS encoding PmoA family protein, with protein sequence MRFCSRCGCCKGGLSSRHFLMQVGLLWGLWGLACMVSAAELPVTLTETADGVTVQVQNDLFTKYVLLSKTKPILWPIHGPDGVPLTRAWPLDKVEKETRDHPHHRSLWFTHGDVNGVDFWLEEGKDKQPGVIEHQGFDSVSSSTGTAPARLVAKNIWKSPAGKVICQDVRELAFSATDSQRVIDFTITLSPVDAPVTFGDTKEGSFGIRVPDSMRVEAKLGGKIVNSQGQVNGAAWGQAAEWVDYHGPARFDTSADQTGGRYGIAILNHPDSFRHPTHWHVREYGLFAANPFGLHDFTKQPPGTGKHTLQVGDHMKLRYRVILHRGDEQEAKIAEQYVKFKDE encoded by the coding sequence ATGCGTTTTTGTTCCCGGTGCGGTTGTTGCAAAGGGGGCCTGAGTTCGCGGCATTTTTTGATGCAGGTCGGCCTGCTTTGGGGACTTTGGGGGTTGGCCTGCATGGTGTCCGCCGCCGAGCTACCCGTGACATTGACCGAGACCGCCGACGGCGTCACGGTGCAGGTCCAGAACGACCTTTTTACCAAGTATGTGCTCTTGTCAAAAACAAAGCCGATCCTCTGGCCAATTCATGGTCCGGACGGCGTGCCGCTGACCCGCGCCTGGCCCCTGGACAAGGTTGAAAAAGAGACCCGCGACCACCCGCATCATCGCTCGCTGTGGTTCACGCACGGGGATGTCAATGGCGTTGACTTTTGGTTGGAAGAGGGCAAAGATAAACAGCCGGGCGTGATCGAGCATCAAGGGTTTGATAGTGTCTCATCGAGCACGGGGACCGCTCCGGCCCGGCTGGTTGCCAAAAATATTTGGAAATCCCCCGCGGGAAAAGTTATTTGCCAGGATGTGCGGGAACTGGCGTTTTCCGCCACTGATAGCCAACGGGTGATCGACTTTACCATTACCCTATCGCCGGTGGATGCTCCGGTAACCTTTGGCGATACCAAGGAAGGCTCCTTTGGCATCCGCGTCCCCGACAGCATGCGAGTGGAGGCCAAACTGGGTGGTAAAATCGTCAATAGCCAAGGGCAGGTGAATGGTGCCGCCTGGGGGCAGGCCGCCGAATGGGTCGATTATCATGGGCCGGCCCGGTTTGATACGTCTGCTGACCAAACCGGTGGACGGTATGGGATCGCTATCCTGAACCATCCGGATAGCTTTCGGCATCCGACGCACTGGCATGTCCGCGAGTACGGGCTATTCGCCGCCAACCCGTTTGGCTTGCACGATTTTACCAAGCAACCTCCGGGAACAGGAAAGCATACCCTTCAGGTCGGGGATCACATGAAGTTGCGTTATCGCGTGATTTTGCACCGGGGAGATGAACAAGAGGCCAAGATTGCCGAACAGTATGTCAAATTTAAGGACGAATAA
- a CDS encoding carbon storage regulator → MLVLSRKESEQIKLGDQITITVVKVAGDKVRIGIEAPSDIVVLREELKPFSAPKVSLQQS, encoded by the coding sequence ATGTTGGTGCTCTCGCGCAAGGAAAGCGAACAAATCAAACTGGGCGATCAAATCACGATCACCGTGGTCAAGGTGGCCGGTGATAAAGTGCGCATCGGTATCGAAGCCCCCAGCGACATTGTGGTTTTGCGCGAAGAGCTCAAGCCGTTTTCCGCTCCCAAGGTCAGCCTGCAACAAAGTTGA